Proteins found in one Megalobrama amblycephala isolate DHTTF-2021 linkage group LG5, ASM1881202v1, whole genome shotgun sequence genomic segment:
- the ahctf1 gene encoding protein ELYS, producing MRDLAAQVTSSLLRFPDVTIDALGEDEVTLDSVLHGRFTVGKSGLAWLACGPQLEVVHAISGERFSAYRFSGVSEHQPTVLSVRDFCWLKRTGLLIGLEEAEGSMLCLYDLGISRVVKAVVIPGRITAIEPLVSYGGASASTQHLHQSLRWFFGVAAVVTDIGHVLLVDLCLDDLSCSQSELEASDLEVVNKSPSEIPRLREGVTQQGRHLCLQLSSPTGTGATAMQYIQRTNQLAVGFSDGSLQLWNLKTLKKEYHSQLEGGRVPVYAFTFQEPENDPRNCCYLWAVQSAQDQEGDVVSLHLLQLAFGERKCLASGKIIYEGLEYCEERYSQDLNGTAFPMRAQATNTRLISCQTIEKFRHHPDRDDSMNEVASPDTSVSVFSWQVKSYGQGQPSTFIGVFDINRWYHAQMPDSLRAGESLRNCPYLAVWSLDSVIETTAPCTLLDVLIHERSLSRGLPYTCPPPEQFFNPTTYNFDGSCLLNAGIVHFTCSGYQKETLSYLKKVAPSLGDSISNGYSRCLMSGLLSSRLADVQPSSLSQEEQLDAILCTAVETSSLGLITGCIKQWTTEEQPGSAVNLRYILEWAWNKVVHTKEELDEICAPLFDSSANFTDPQTLQLLQHSQRLLANLSTIFHCLLNEAQELTQKGLIGLMNKCMVSSLISQYAQVVLWFCRTGLLPEGFDDEDVLQISRPFYSHSIIKNYYTGQREELRRLAKDKWCADCLLIDGLVSQCGERLTELWKRDEGGTGQYPPPSLHALLDIYLLENIEESAKHAIVIYLLLDVMYSFPNKSGASVESFPTAFAIPIGLVKLVQGLWLLDHHDHESSLELLLHPATSHSLWSWQHERVLQALMCQQKHSIALRYLHVMKPPMCTTSQAKLCLSVLLHNRCIVEAWALLRQHCNKLNMEEMMRFLFETCQELGLMKELLKLPLGLGEQECLERFLQTTGGFQNRELLMVHYLQQANYVPALQLNQTLKMNLAADRDPKMKERSNTRNSILNQYGKVLPRVQRKLAIERAKPYQHPATIHREVKRPQPLSTVAKRSATENVMTRAAFINNVLSKIKEVWVGKNTTPESSPFKSPKESEKQVPSLHLSSPNLPEAFVGTPINMLNKRMSRLLDLVVQPSSQNSPESSNLPGTPTRSITSWAGPKSASKAPELSLLQTPQVVKRARALASGPVFSAFTPQSILRSSLRPTPVATPSASPGRSITPPLRPKESRITFIEEADSPEAPKGSVHWNNGITINRKLNTPKRPSPPPKAIIEAWSEHSDAEEEEADVKRTYMPSPEEKENPDVESESGNSAAGISLTESAQVLPTLVRRPSLGQEASLVSEQSDTTLEFHDAPAPEDLMATLKEHQANNSMDREVTVRLPNTSEEHMPPVEEKTTSELPEERLPEKELNIAQENDAAEDLSNGERPSETQEAHNESEEIEGHVNIENDLVREVTEEQLKETSGAQVLKLDMVMEPELVLSVQEPSLEPLTDILEHPEIQEPTEAEESLNTSSFFVEALSVPPTLEPVNKSMEENAAYDTIGESAVTKVSEAVPEELVCEASESKIPVVELVNHEQMTSEPEIKEECEGESMETSDLDAFVEQHLFGPDRSPSLTQSSIREVSEATIKCEPVCDNKEVQPTEENAADLKTQTSDSATSESRSVVSLNDTDEFTSAESSEDEEDSEDEKVEDSGSEVEIIEEVKGNGRSNHQPSPALYMEELPSNEQYLQDQANAVLSLVTPEAQLKVLDTDMPEDEGEVVMVGLGTADLDEEDAMCYTELKTSTTLLVPVELADEQQTHHIDGGTLETLSSAPDGTQPEDSDGFTLMLDPDVEELPDTSELDHNAVLLPLHEPEEPQDVDNQLTANSEVVVLDHTVQVLDNKLEEVQDLVLDTEPVVTGVIKMEEQPGEVLQIVEQMITPQAEPSSQETKGLFNGERPEFDPPEVQEESHISPHGEVLESSAPENVLPSEELLVKVNEVSALDTEVSAIAKDNITESIQIDTTPLLAEEVEELPTTKQLARAKSPGRPKSPGRPKSPARTKVERSGKDTEEILENVKEVLHSPSRRTRKTVTFPVPNLDVEKDLTEEEQMDSQVPSTPRRVTRSGKQLQDYQVPVTPRRSARKADAEQLANENDQDMPSEKISKLASPARKTPQKATPRKGSRRTRSTVVDDEALSSDPIPSDDSETQARQSTRKVQAPIDVPETHQEVPEEKPAKAQSSPSRVTRKSTRGLAIECFQQDPAEDATTLNQPLRTPPRSRRKTVASTAEKANNATFVVEDAQLQSVSRRLTRSRHWNQGEDLGKERPDLIPLEVETETLQADALVERLNNKEAREESVPVVTEIIRAKRKTTRSAAPPSLNKTQNADIEESKLVVSDEVQEHASKSLSSARRTRARKASEQNSAVEDPVTPIVDLKKTRGRRKGTSLQNEVPEILSPVPQTKASGGETDSQSKEDNGPVDYVAVETEVVKPRKKRTTRTKAAPEPPPPVEIDFLSPLASPVEPLARTEKRTEEKETPSLRMNLRRKRMMDAIFPKPVTRRKKL from the exons ATGCGTGACCTGGCAGCCCAAGTCACCAGCAGCTTGCTGCGCTTCCCAGATGTAACGATAGACGCACTGGGGGAGGATGAAGTTACGCTCGACTCTGTGCTGCATGGGAGATTTACTGTTG GGAAGAGTGGACTGGCCTGGCTTGCCTGCGGGCCTCAATTGGAGGTCGTCCATGCCATTTCTGGAGAGCGTTTCTCTGCTTACCGCTTCAGCGGGGTGTCCGAGCACCAACCCACGGTGTTGTCTGTGCGGGACTTCTGTTGGCTGAAGCGAACAGGGCTGCTCATTGGTTTGGAGGAAGCAGAGGGCAGTATGTTGTGTCTGTATGATCTTGGTATCTCCCGTGTTGTCAAGGCTGTGGTCATCCCAGGCAGA ATCACAGCCATTGAGCCACTGGTTAGCTACGGAGGGGCCAGTGCTAGCACACAGCATCTACATCAGAGTTTGCGCTGGTTCTTCGGTGTGGCTGCAGTGGTAACGGACATCGGTCACGTTCTGCTGGTTGATCTCTGTCTGGATGACCTGTCCTGTAGTCAGAGTGAACTGGAGGCTTCAG ATCTGGAGGTGGTCAATAAGTCTCCGTCTGAGATCCCTCGGTTACGGGAGGGTGTGACGCAGCAGGGTAGACACCTATGTCTGCAGCTCAGCAGCCCCACAGGTACTGGAGCAACAGCCATGCAGTACATCCAACGCACCAACCAGCTTGCTGTCGGCTTCTCCGATGGCAGCCTGCAACTCTGGAACTTGAAGACCCTCAAAAAAGA ATATCACTCCCAGCTAGAGGGTGGCAGAGTTCCTGTCTATGCATTTACCTTCCAGGAGCCAGAAAATGACCCTCGGAACTGCTGCTATTTGTGGGCAGTGCAGTCTGCACAGGATCA GGAGGGGGATGTGGTCAGCCTCCATTTGTTACAACTGGCATTTGGAGAGAGAAAGTGCTTGGCTTCAGGGAAAATTATTTATGAG GGTCTGGAGTATTGTGAGGAGCGTTACAGTCAGGACTTGAACGGTACAGCGTTTCCCATGAGAGCTCAGGCCACCAATACCCGTTTGATCAGCTGTCAGACCATAGAAAAGTTTCGCCACCACCCTGATCGGGACGACAGCATGAATGAAG TGGCATCTCCTGACACAAGTGTCTCAGTTTTCAGCTGGCAAGTTAAATCGTATGGACAAGGCCAGCCATCGACCTTCATAGGTGTTTTTGACATTAACAGATGGTATCATGCTCAGATGCCAGATTCATTGAG AGCGGGAGAATCTTTACGGAACTGTCCATATCTGGCAGTGTGGTCTCTTGACTCTGTGATCGAGACGACAGCTCCCTGTACTCTGTTGGATGTCCTGATTCATGAGCGCAGTCTAAGCAGGGGTCTGCCCTACACCTGCCCTCCACCGGAACAGTTCTTCAATCCCACCACCTACAACTTTG ATGGAAGTTGTTTGCTTAATGCTGGAATTGTGCACTTTACTTGCTCTGGCTATCAGAAAGAG ACCCTTAGCTACTTGAAGAAGGTGGCACCAAGTTTGGGTGACAGCATTTCTAATGGATACTCGCGCTGTCTCATGTCTGGCCTCCTCTCTTCTCGTCTGGCTGATGTCCAGCCCTCCAGCCTCTCACAG GAAGAGCAGCTTGATGCCATCTTGTGCACTGCTGTGGAGACAAGCTCATTGGGACTCATCACTGGCTGTATTAAACAGTGGACCACTGAAG agCAACCAGGATCTGCAGTAAATCTGCGCTATATACTGGAGTGGGCCTGGAATAAGGTTGTGCACACCAAAGAAGAATTGGATGAAATAT GTGCTCCGCTCTTTGACAGCTCAGCAAACTTCACAGATCCCCAGACACTGCAGCTGCTACAGCACAGTCAGCGCTTGCTGGCAAACCTCAGCACCATTTTCCACTGTTTGCTAAATGAGGCCCAGGAGCTCACACAGAAAG GGTTGATTGGACTCATGAACAAATGCATGGTGTCTAGCTTGATCTCCCAGTATGCTCAAGTGGTTTTGTGGTTCTGCCGGACTGGTCTCCTTCCAGAGGGCTTTG ATGATGAAGATGTGCTGCAGATATCAAGGCCCTTTTACAGTCATTCTATTATAAAGAATTACTACACTGGCCAGAGGGAGGAGCTGCGGAGACTGGCCAA GGACAAGTGGTGTGCAGACTGCCTCTTGATTGATGGGCTGGTGAGTCAGTGTGGGGAACGCCTTACTGAACTTTGGAAAAGGGATGAGGGTGGAACAGGACAGTATCCTCCCCCATCACTTCAT GCCTTGCTGGATATTTACCTCCTGGAAAACATTGAAGAATCCGCCAAACATGCTATT GTTATTTACTTGCTACTGGATGTGATGTACTCATTTCCCAATAAAAGTGGGGCATCAGTGGAGTCTTTTCCCACAGCGTTCGCCATTCCCATTGGGTTAGTGAAACTGGTACAAGGCCTATGGTTGCTAGATCATCATGATCATGAG AGTTCTCTGGAGCTGCTGTTGCACCCAGCCACAAGTCACTCTCTGTGGAGCTGGCAGCATGAGCGTGTCCTGCAGGCTTTGATGTGCCAGCAGAAACACAGCATCGCCCTGCGTTACCTGCATGTGATGAAGCCTCCCATGTGCACTACCAGCCAAGCCAAGCTGTGCCTCTCTGTCCTGCTTCATAACag GTGTATTGTAGAGGCCTGGGCTTTGCTAAGGCAGCACTGTAATAAATTGAACATGGAGGAGATGATGAGGTTTCTCTTTGAGACCTGTCAGGAGCTTGGACTGATGAAAGAGCTGCTTAAGCTGCCCCTTGGACTtggagaacag GAGTGTTTGGAGCGGTTCCTTCAAACCACCGGAGGTTTCCAGAATCGGGAGCTGCTCATGGTCCACTACCTCCAGCAGGCAAATTATGTGCCTGCCCTTCAACTCAACCAGACCCTCAAAATGAACCTAGCA GCTGATCGGGATCCTAAAATGAAGGAAAGGTCAAACACAAGGAATTCCATTCTCAATCAGTATGGGAAGGTTCTTCCTCGGGTTCAACGGAAATTAGCCATTGAACGAGCAAAACCATACCAACACCCTGCTACGATTCACAGAGAAG TTAAAAGACCACAGCCTCTGTCGACTGTTGCTAAACGTTCAGCCACTGAAAATGTGATGACCAGAGCAGCCTTTATCAATAATGTCCTTTCAAAGATCAAGGAAGTGTGGGTTGGCAAGAACACCACTCCCGAGTCATCTCCTTTCAAAAG CCCCAAAGAGTCAGAGAAGCAAGTGCCTAGCCTACACCTTTCCTCTCCAAATCTACCTGAGGCTTTTGTAGGAACTCCCATCAACATGCTAAACAAGAGAATGTCAAG GCTTCTGGATTTGGTTGTGCAGCCATCTTCCCAGAATTCTCCAGAGAGCTCAAATTTGCCTGGCACTCCTACAAGGTCCATTACCTCGTGGGCTGGCCCAAAGAGTGCAAGCAAGGCTCCTGAGCTCAGTTTACTGCAAACTCCACAAGTGGTGAAG AGAGCTCGAGCCTTGGCATCAGGCCCTGTTTTCTCAGCCTTCACTCCACAGTCTATTCTGAGGAGCAGTTTGCGTCCCACTCCTGTGGCCACCCCTTCTGCCTCCCCAGGCAGATCAATCACTCCTCCTCTCCGCCCCAAAGAGAGCCGTATTACCTTTATAGAGGAGGCTGATTCTCCAGAAGCTCCCAAGGGCTCTGTCCACTGGAACAATGGG ATTACGATTAACAGGAAGCTCAATACACCTAAGAGACCTTCCCCTCCTCCAAAAGCAATTATTGAGGCCTGGAGTGAACATTCAGATGCTGAAGAGGAAGAAGCAGATGTAAAGAGGACGTATATGCCTTCTCCTGAAGAGAAAGAGAATCCTGATGTAGAATCTGAGAGTGGCAACTCTGCTGCAGGGATCTCTTTGACAGAGTCCGCACAAGTGCTTCCCACTCTTGTGCGACGGCCTAGTCTGGGGCAAGAAGCAAGTCTCGTATCCGAACAGTCCGATACCACTCTTGAGTTCCATGATGCTCCTGCTCCTGAGGATCTTATGGCAACACTGAAAGAACATCAAGCCAACAACAGCATGGATCGGGAGGTGACTGTAAGACTTCCAAACACTTCAGAGGAACATATGCCTCCTGTAGAAGAGAAAACAACTTCAGAATTACCTGAAGAAAGGCTGCCTGAGAAAGAGCTAAATATAGCTCAGGAAAATGATGCAGCGGAAGACTTGTCCAATGGAGAACGTCCTTCAGAAACACAGGAAGCCCATAATGAGAGTGAGGAGATTGAGGGGCATGTTAATATTGAGAATGATCTTGTGAGGGAAGTAACTGAGGAGCAGCTTAAGGAAACTTCAGGGGCTCAGGTTCTCAAACTGGATATGGTTATGGAACCAGAGCTTGTTCTTTCAGTTCAGGAACCAAGCTTAGAACCTTTGACTGACATTTTAGAGCATCCAGAGATCCAGGAACCAACAGAAGCTGAAGAATCATTGAACACATCTTCATTTTTTGTTGAAGCTCTCAGTGTTCCTCCTACTTTAGAGCCTGTAAACAAATCCATGGAAGAAAATGCTGCTTATGACACTATTGGTGAATCCGCTGTCACCAAGGTATCAGAGGCAGTACCAGAAGAACTGGTCTGTGAGGCCTCTGAGTCTAAGATTCCAGTGGTTGAGTTGGTGAACCATGAACAAATGACTAGTGAACCTGAGATCAAAGAAGAATGTGAAGGGGAATCTATGGAAAcctcag ATTTGGATGCCTTTgtggaacagcatttatttggccCAGATCGTTCTCCATCTTTGACACAGTCCAGTATTAGGGAAGTCTCAGAGGCCACTATCAAATG TGAACCAGTTTGTGACAATAAGGAAGTTCAGCCCACTGAAGAGAATGCAGCAGATTTGAAAACACAGACGTCAGATTCTGCTACCTCAGAGTCTAGAT CTGTAGTTAGCTTAAATGACACCGATGAGTTTACCAGTGCCGAATCTTCAGAGGATGAAGAGGACTCTGAAGATGAGAAGGTGGAGGACTCAGGAAGTGAGGTTGAGATTATAGAAGAAGTAAAGGGTAATGGCAGAAGTAACCATCAGCCTTCTCCTGCCCTTTACATGGAGGAACTTCCATCAAATGAGCAGTACCTCCAGGAtcaagccaatgcagtgttgtcACTGGTCACACCTGAGGCACAGCTGAAA GTTCTAGACACTGACATGCCAGAGGATGAAGGTGAAGTGGTAATGGTTGGCCTTGGCACTGCAGATCTAGATGAGGAAGATGCTATGTGTTATACAGAGCTTAAGACATCCACCACTCTCCTGGTGCCTGTAGAGCTGGCTGATGAGCAGCAAACGCATCATATAGATGGAGGCACTTTAGAGACCCTCAGCAGTGCACCAGATGGAACACAGCCAGAAGACTCGGACGGCTTCACGCTAATGCTTGATCCAGATGTGGAGGAACTGCCTGACACTTCAGAGTTGGACCACAATGCAGTATTGCTACCTCTACATGAGCCAGAAGAGCCCCAGGATGTGGATAATCAGCTTACAGCTAACTCTGAGGTTGTCGTCTTGGATCATACTGTTCAAGTTCTAGACAACAAATTGGAAGAAGTACAAGACTTGGTATTAGACACTGAACCTGTTGTCACTGGTGTCATTAAAATGGAAGAGCAACCAGGTGAGGTCCTCCAGATAGTGGAACAAATGATCACACCACAAGCAGAACCTTCTTCTCAAGAAACAAAAGGTCTTTTCAATGGTGAAAGGCCAGAATTTGATCCTCCTGAGGTGCAGGAAGAATCACATATCTCTCCTCATGGGGAAGTATTGGAGTCTTCTGCACCAGAGAATGTTTTGCCTTCAGAAGAGCTTTTAGTTAAGGTCAATGAAGTTTCTGCATTGGACACAGAGGTGTCAGCCATTGCAAAGGACAATATAACTGAATCTATCCAAATAGACACTACACCCTTATTGGCTGAAGAAGTTGAGGAACTTCCCACAACAAAACAATTGGCAAGGGCGAAGTCACCAGGAAGGCCAAAGTCACCAGGAAGACCCAAGTCACCTGCAAGAACAAAAGTCGAAAGATCTGGAAAAGATACAGAGGAAATTTTGGAGAACGTTAAGGAGGTGCTGCACAGCCCATCACGGAGGACAAGGAAAACTGTAACATTCCCTGTACCCAACCTTGATGTGGAGAAGGATCTTACTGAAGAGGAACAAATGGATTCTCAAGTACCTTCTACACCAAGACGTGTTACAAGGAGTGGCAAGCAGCTGCAAGACTATCAAGTTCCTGTTACACCCAGAAGAAGCGCAAGAAAAGCAGATGCAGAGCAACTCGCTAATGAGAATGACCAAGACATGCCTTCTGAGAAAATATCAAAGCTTGCAAGTCCGGCACGAAAGACCCCACAGAAAGCTACACCTAGGAAAGGATCCCGAAGAACCAGGAGCACAGTGGTTGATGATGAGGCCTTGTCCTCTGACCCTATTCCCAGTGATGACTCTGAAACACAAGCCAGACAGAGTACCAGAAAAGTCCAAGCACCAATCGATGTTCCAGAAACTCATCAAGAAGTCCCAGAGGAGAAGCCTGCCAAAGCACAAAGTAGTCCTAGTAGGGTTACTCGCAAGTCTACCCGTGGTCTAGCGATAGAATGTTTCCAACAGGATCCTGCAGAAGATGCCACAACTCTAAATCAACCTCTTAGAACTCCTCCAAGAAGCAGGAGGAAGACCGTGGCCAGCACTGCAGAAAAAGCAAACAATGCTACCTTTGTTGTTGAGGATGCACAACTTCAGAGTGTTTCAAGGCGCCTTACGAGAAGCCGGCACTGGAATCAAGGTGAGGATCTTGGCAAAGAAAGGCCAGATTTGATTCCCTTGGAAGTGGAGACTGAAACTCTTCAGGCTGATGCCCTTGTAGAGCGACTCAATAACAAGGAAGCCAGAGAAGAGAGTGTTCCCGTTGTAACTGAAATTATACGTGCGAAGAGAAAAACCACTAGATCTGCAGCACCTCCATCACTGAATAAAACTCAAAATGCAGACATTGAAGAATCGAAATTGGTGGTGTCCGATGAAGTTCAGGAACATGCAAGCAAGTCACTTTCAAGTGCTAGACGTACACGAGCGAGAAAGGCATCTGAACAAAACTCAGCTGTTGAGGATCCGGTTACTCCCATAGTTGACCTGAAAAAAACGAGAG GAAGGAGAAAAGGAACTTCTCTACAAAATGAAGTTCCAGAAATTTTGTCTCCTGTACCTCAAACAAAAGCCTCAGGAGGTGAAACTGATTCTCAGTCCAAAGAG GACAATGGCCCTGTAGATTATGTTGCTGTTGAAACTGAGGTTGTCAAGCCCAGAAAGAAGAGGACAACCAG AACAAAAGCTGCCCCAGAACCTCCACCCCCTGTTGAGATTGATTTTCTTTCTCCCCTCGCTAGTCCAGTCGAACCGTTAGCTAGAACCGAAAAGAGAACCGAAGAAAAGGAAACCCCTTCACTGAGGATGAACCTACGCCGCAAACGCATGATGGATGCCATTTTTCCTAAACCTGTAACGAGGAGGAAGAAGCTTTGA